A portion of the Lathamus discolor isolate bLatDis1 chromosome 5, bLatDis1.hap1, whole genome shotgun sequence genome contains these proteins:
- the LOC136015914 gene encoding uncharacterized protein LOC136015914 isoform X3 codes for MEPFPLPDLGIPTENKAMQRILCPMAAQLCHLLLALQWEDGICPDIGENAETLAKATEELAAAARRLAEDSGDELLEEETRPAAQALVLAGRKVLLAARRLRGQPHSPGPRGELAAAAQGVLMETAKILRLGDAAGVRRILQAAGCLLERLSVLQAAGDRPGALAAFQAFSEALLLLSSLAARRLEELGDGPQRQSLARALQRLQQRLPLLRAAKDGDLGRSGDQAVRRSKDNAFQLMERAIKELTSLLIDDTGSKEPRDTSGAFSRHVRRLLALLSPPAPLLLSDSTFSAPIGAVVLHCMLLAEASRPEQRLDLVRRCWALLRLKKSICSLGGQQEGGPGLEEQCRSMREEVESLEQAVLTATLCQVLDTFPGGQEPLRLLVEGALRLAGPGCFPAGRGGFLKQLQPLTAAFFAHAQGMLRAADFVLALCTKPRAAAETRELVQRLRRLLARVPALLTAMSSDGAQTSAAEQLQSLSLAWAGTTQSLLRCFEDTAGTREFLKLSVREMAKDRECCQRALGSQDAEGFSWHTTHLSSWARWVVAATSRYVDRATDPIFRNGLLVWVEQLASSIPELQAAAALCAERPSCLRTRDVFSKAASSLMAAAQRVQDGLDGSNHPDILSPLREQVRGAGVTQPVELSPSHAALKPIMDEAVLQEDFLTPPSPPAGTSHPREGAAHPVIAALLAATGAHDTALLNAACSALLELSSGCVHAAKAALPLAEGAHREPLGQYEEMELLTPRVISLAREAAPEQRPWPTELLRAALTLSERLWETKAGLAAVAGPWYSLSQQVFAFILSADSPRGKQALDETMMGLAGAVQFAARIVSVACREGSPLSPDGWESFLQVQATFSRAQMSTEALLEKAASFESSCVGRASLELLCVQWAVSTRILLGAVDQFIGRDVLFLGELRSAVRSKLCPQSLLAAVSERSLRLQEAARLSSSCPDSHGHSEILVLREEIQVLMEALLEASSTLLLSPLPNASLCVRCELLQRDLALRAKALLLHLEKVNAEHLQVIRDVVGPALMPLSQDERERSKEAFEEKANRLMANVQWVRTSLHHILEANVQLELEANLLSIAEHLLVLTSNAVDSARQLFQSHRDEEHLHLESIVWCWSAKAHYLVTQLQAVQGIGGDVLELIRHRLQNKGDQSSPSQCNSTAKLFPALDALSHARSAETCPSRSGGASGAAREAPAMKHTGRDFSAPAYPRRGTHSGIVLTAPQGSSQHLLCQQPCDARETKQ; via the exons ATGGAGCCGTTTCCTCTCCCTGACCTCGGGATCCcgacagaaaacaaagccatgCAAAGGATCCTGTGCCCCATGGCTGCGCAgctctgccacctcctcctcgCCCTGCAATGGGAAGATGGGATTTGTCCTGACATAGGGGAGAACGCGGAAACGTTGGCCAAAGCCACAGAGGAACTCGCTGCTGCGGCGAGGAG GCTGGCGGAGGACTCCGGAGatgagctgctggaggaggagacGCGTCCTGCGGCCCAGGCCCTGGTGCTGGCGGGGAggaaggtgctgctggcagcccgCAGGCTCCGggggcagccccacagccctggcCCCAGGGGGGAGCTGGCGGCGGCCGCACAGGGGGTCCTAATGGAGACAGCGAAG ATCCTTCggctgggagatgctgctggcGTGAGGAGGATCCTGCAGGCTGCCGGCTGCCTTCTGGAGCGCCTGAGCgtgctgcaggctgcaggggaCAGGCCAGGAGCGCTGGCTGCTTTCCAGGCCTTCTCCGaggccctgctcctgctgagcaGCCTGGCAGCGCGGCGCCTCGAGGAGCTGGGCGACGGTCCTCAGCGGCAGAGCTTGGCTCGAGCCCTGCAGCGCCTGCAGCAGCGGCTCCCGCTGCTCCGCGCAGCCAAGGACGGGGATCTCGGACGCTCCGGGGATCAGGCAGTCAGGCGCTCCAAGGATAACGCCTTCCAGCTCATGGAGAGGGCCATCAAGGAGCTCACGTCCCTGCTCATCGATGATACAGGCAGCAAGGAGCCACGGGACACAAGCGGGGCCTTCTCCCGGCACGTGCGCAGGCTGCTGGCTCTCCTgtcccccccggccccgctgctGCTCTCTGACAGCACCTTCAGTGCTCCCATAGGAGCAGTTGTTCTCCACTGCATGCTCCTGGCAGAGGCATCCAGGCCAGAGCAGAGGCTGGACCTGGTCAGAcgctgctgggctctgctgcgGCTGAAGAAGAGCATCTGCAGCCTGggggggcagcaggagggggGGCCAGGCCTGGAGGAGCAATGTCGCAGCATGAGGGAGGAGGTGGAGAGCCTCGAGCAGGCGGTGCTCACAGCCACGCTCTGCCAAGTCCTCGACACCTTCCCCGGGGGTCAGGAGCCCCTCAGGCTGTTGGTTGAAGGTGCCCTCCGCCTCGCTGGCCCCGGGTGCTTCCCTGCAGGACGAGGAGGGTTTCTAAAGCAGCTTCAGCCCCTCACCGCTGCCTTCTTCGCGCACGCGCAGGGGATGCTCAGGGCAGCAGACTTCGTCCTGGCTCTGTGCACCAAGCCCCGCGCTGCCGCAGAGACCCGGGAGCTGGTGCAGCGCCTGAGGCGGCTCCTGGCCCGCGTCCCTGCCCTGCTCACCGCAATGAGCAGCGATGGAGCCCAGACGAGCgctgctgagcagctgcagtCCCTGTCCCTCGCCTGGGCTGGAACAACGCAGAGCCTCCTGCGGTGCTTCGAGGACACAGCCGGCACGCGTGAATTCCTCAAGCTGTCCGTCCGGGAGATGGCCAAGGACCGGGAATGCTGCCAACGGGCCCTGGGGAGCCAGGACGCCGAGGGGTTCTCCTGGCACACAACCCACCTCAGCAGCTGGGCTCGGTGGGTGGTGGCAGCCACCAGCAGGTACGTGGACAGAGCCACAGATCCCATCTTCAGGAATGGTTTGCTGGTTTGGGTCGAGCAGCTGGCCAGCTCCATCCCCGAGCTGCAAGCGGCCGCAGCCCTTTGTGCAGAGAGACCCTCCTGCCTCCGAACCAGGGATGTCTTTTCCAAGGCGGCGAGCTCCCTGATGGCTGCTGCTCAGCGTGTCCAGGACGGGCTGGATGGGTCCAACCACCCAGACATCCTCAGCCCCCTGCGGGAACAAGTGCGAGGCGCTGGTGTTACACAGCCGGTTGAGCTCAGCCCATCTCATGCTGCGCTAAAGCCCATTATGGatgaggctgtgctgcaggaagacTTCTTAACCCCTCCATCTCCACCAGCAGGTACCTCGCACCCGAGGGAGGGAGCTGCACACCCTGTGATCGCAGCCCTCCTGGCAGCAACAGGAGCCCACGACACGGCCTTGCTCAATGCTGCTTGCTCTGCCTTGCTCGAGCTCTCCAGCGGCTGCGTGCACGCAGCAAAGGCAGCGCTGCCCCTTGCCGAGGGTGCCCACAGGGAGCCCCTGGGGCAGTACGAGGAAATGGAGCTCCTGACACCACGTGTGATCAGCCTGGCCAGGgaagcagccccagagcagcgCCCTTGGCCCACTGAACTTCTCCGTGCGGCACTCACGCTCTCAGAAAGGCTCTGGGAGACCAAGGCGGGCCTGGCCGCCGTGGCAGGCCCCTGGTACAGTCTCTCTCAGCAAGTCTTTGCCTTCATCCTGTCCGCTGACTCCCCGAGAGGCAAACAGGCTTTGGATGAGACCATGATGGGCTTAGCGGGAGCGGTTCAGTTCGCAGCGCGCATTGTGAGTGTCGCCTGCAGGGAGGGAAGCCCCCTTTCCCCTGACGGCTGGGAGAGCTTCCTGCAGGTCCAAGCCACGTTTTCACGTGCTCAGATGAGCACCGAAGCATTGCTCGAGAAGGCAGCATCCTTTGAGAGCTCCTGCGTGGGCAGggccagcctggagctgctctgtgtgcagtgggctgtgagcacacgcatcctgctgggtgctgtggATCAGTTCATAGGCAGGGATGTGCTGTTCCTGGGGGAGCTGAGGAGCGCCGTGAGGAGCAAGCTCTGCCCTCAGAGCCTCCTGGCTGCGGTGTCCGAGCGCTCCCTGAGGCTGCAGGAGGCCGCCCGGCTCTCCTCATCCTGCCCGGACTCCCATGGGCACAGTGAGATCCTAGTGCTCAGGGAGGAGATCCAGGTGCTGATGGAAGCGCTGCTGGAGGCCTCCAGCACCCTCCTGCTCTCCCCACTGCCTAATGCCAGCCTGTGCGTTCGCTGTGAGCTCCTGCAGAGGGACCTGGCCCTCAGGGCCAAGGCGCTGCTGCTCCACCTGGAGAAGGTCAACGCCGAACACTTGCAGGTGATCAGGGACGTTGTCGGACCTGCCCTGATGCCCCTGTCCCAGGatgagagggaaaggagcaaaGAGGCCTTTGAAGAGAAGGCAAACAGGCTAATGGCAAATGTCCAGTGGGTCAGAACCAGCCTCCACCACATTCTGGAGGCCAACGTTCAACTGGAGTTGGAGGCAAACCTGCTCTCCATCGCAGAGCACCTCCTGGTCCTCACGTCCAACGCAGTGGACAGTGCCAGGCAGCTCTTCCAGAGCCACCGGGATGAGGAGCATCTCCACCTGGAGAGCATTGTCTGGTGCTGGTCTGCAAAGGCACACTACCTCGTCACGCAGCTTCAGGCTGTCCAGGGCATCGGTGGGGATGTTCTGGAGCTCATCAGACACCGCCTGCAGAACAAAGGGGACCAGAGCTCCCCAAGCCAATGCAACAGCACAGCCAAGCTCTTCCCAGCCCTGGATGCTCTGAGCCATGCCAGGTCAGCAGAGACCTGCCCAAGCAGGAGTGGAGGAGCCAGCGGAGCTGCCAGGGAGGCACCTGCAATG aaacacacaggCAGAGACTTCTCAGCACCTGCATACCCCAGGCGTGGAACCCATTCAGGTATTGTCTTGACAGCACCACAAGGGTCCTCCCAGCACCTACTCTGCCAGCAGCCCTGTGACGCACGAGAGACAAAGCAGTGA